The following coding sequences are from one Bos indicus x Bos taurus breed Angus x Brahman F1 hybrid chromosome 5, Bos_hybrid_MaternalHap_v2.0, whole genome shotgun sequence window:
- the LOC113893639 gene encoding taste receptor type 2 member 7-like, protein MERTLNNILTIIYAGEFLLGILGNGFIVLVNCIDWIRSRKFSLIDFILTCLAISRICVLCIMISSTGLYVISKEIRYNKNLLINLRFLWTGSNYFSIVCTTCISVFYLLRIANFSNFLFLWMKWRIHKVLLIIALGAVFSFCLCLLQKDAVVESRLQNQVNSENNVTLDFLMIKYDLFLTIMFLIPFVVSLASFLLLILSLCGHLRRMNGVDCSSEAHVRALKAMISFLLLFVLYYLSTIITVWANHILGSFVAKIFVNMLLFFCPSGHTLLLILWNSKLKQASLCVLRKLKGYMNLRKPALPKRSLKR, encoded by the coding sequence ATGGAGAGAACATTGAACAATATACTTACGATCATTTATGCTGGAGAGTTCTTACTGGGTATTTTGGGAAATGGATTCATTGTTCTGGTTAACTGTATTGATTGGATCAGGAGTAGGAAGTTCTCCCTGATTGACTTTATTCTCACCTGCTTGGCTATTTCCAGAATATGTGTGCTGTGCATAATGATTTCAAGTACAGGTTTATATGTAATCTCTAAGGAAATACGGTACAATAAGAATCTCCTGATAAATTTGAGGTTCCTCTGGACAGGATCCAATTATTTCTCCATAGTCTGCACCACCTGCATCAGTGTCTTCTATCTCCTCAGAATAGCCAACTTTTCgaatttccttttcctctggaTGAAATGGAGAATTCACAAGGTGCTTCTCATTATTGCACTGGGGgctgtcttctctttctgcttgtGCCTTCTTCAAAAGGATGCGGTAGTTGAAAGCCGGCTCCAAAACCAGGTAAACAGCGAAAACAATGTGACATTGGACTTTCTAATGATAAAATATGATTTGTTCCTTACCATAATGTTCCTCATCCCCTTTGTAGTGTCCCTggcctcctttctccttttaatcCTCTCCTTATGTGGTCATCTCAGGCGTATGAACGGTGTAGACTGTAGCTCGGAGGCCCATGTGAGAGCCCTGAAGGCTATGATTTCATTCCTACTCCTCTTCGTTCTATACTATTTGAGCACTATTATAACTGTGTGGGCCAATCACATTCTAGGTAGTTTCGTGGCAAAGATTTTTGTGAACATGCTGTTATTTTTCTGTCCTTCTGGCCACACTTTGCTTCTGATTTTGTGGAACAGCAAATTGAAACAGGCTTCACTCTGTGTCCTAAGGAAGCTGAAGGGTTACATGAATCTAAGAAAACCTGCTCTTCCAAAAAGAAGCCTGAAGCGATGA